Genomic segment of Niallia taxi:
TGCCTGACCTACCTTCTCGCCTGGTCCAGCATTATTAATAATCTCAATATTTTCGATTGCTATATTTGATCCATTGATAAAAAATGTAGCTGTTTGAAATGTCCCGATTTCTTGCTGCTGCTCATTTTTCTGAAGTGCATACCGATTGCCTATTATCTGTACTGTCCCAACACCAATTATGGAAATGTCCGATTGATACAAAAGTATGTTTTCATGATATTCCCCACTCAAAATTGTTAGCTTTAATGGACCTCTTTCATTCTGCCAATAGTCTAATGCAGCTTGAATACTTGAAAAATCACATATTTCGTCTCTACCAACAATTAAACTCTTTAAAGATGTTTTACTAAGAATTTTTTCCATAGCGCCCGCATCTCCCTTGTTTCTTGATGCCCTCCTGTAAGCACAAAGCCTTCAAAGTTTTGAGGAGCATGTTGGTTCGTGTATGTTTTTTGCAATTGCGTGTTCAAGTATTGAACCCCTTCAATCGGGCACATCCTGTCATCCTTTCCTGCCAAGCTAAGGCGCGGCTTTGGCGCTATCAGTTCCTGAACCGCTAAAGTAGAGAAGTGTTTTAAAAATCCTGGCACATAATAGTAGAAACCGTGATGGTCCAAGCCGCGTTTTTTTATCAGTGACTCAATATGAACTTGACCAGCTATATCAACAGACACTTTAATCCGCTCATCTAGTGCCGCTAACCACCAGCTCATCAATCCGCCCATTGACATACCGATTGTTGCTAGTCTGGTAGAATCTACATCAGGGCGTGTTTCTAGATAATCCGACAGCGACAAGCTATCGAATAATCGCATTCCCCAAAGCGTCTGCCCATTTAAAAGCATTTCTTTAACAAGTTCACTTTCCTGTTTTCCTTTACGTTCATTAAAGCCCCACATATCTATAGAGCAAACAGCATAGCCAAGCCCTGTAAGCTCTTCTACAAATGAGGGATTTTGTAAATAAGAACTGCTAAGTAGGAGTTCTTCTTTTCCTTGCTCAAAATTGCCGCCATGGGAGTGATTAAAGATTACTGTTGGCAGTGCGCCATCTGCGTCTAGCGGTTTAGCAAAATAAGCTGGCACCTTTTCCAGACCATTTAAATCCAATAATAAACTTTCTAGTAAATAACCATTTTGTTTCTCTCTGCTAATTACCTGTGCAGATAAGGTTTTTGGTTTTGAACGATCTCCTAGGAGAGCAAATAATTGCCTTAGTCGTTTGTCTTTCATTTCACCTCTACTTCTTTAAGCAGTGCTTCTGCGGCTTTTGTATTCTTGGACTTGCAGTGAGTTACCTCGATGTCCTCTGAATATTCAATATGGAAGGCCGGTCCTTCATGGTTTTCAACTGTTACACGATTAAACAGGACGTCTTTGGCAAAGCCAACATAAAAGCCTCGATTATTCATATCCTCGATTCCGGCCATCATTGCTGGCTTTCCAGGAATAGCATTTTCAGCCATTGAGATATCAATGTGATTAAAGCTAATTTCCGACACATACTGTTCTGCTAAGCCATAAATAAATCCTGCTGCTGCATGAACATTGCGGGCAGTAATATGAGAGAAGTGGATGCGTCTGAACATCGGTGTCTCCGCTGTTATTGGGTAAGGATTTTTATCCCACACATATTTATCCTTGCCGCGAGGTCCACAGAAATAATATAGATTTAAGATAAATGGACATATGACACGTTCCATCACAATATTATCAACGCGAATGTCCTCTACTACTCCGCCACGTCCTCGCCTTGATTTGAGGCGAATTCCTCTATCTGTATCTTGGAAAACACAGTTACTTATTGTCACATTTCGAATATCGCCACTCATTTCACTGCCAAATACAACAGCTCCATGCCCATGAATCATTGTACAATTTGAAATCGTGATATTTTCACAAGCAACACGTTCAGCTGTATCTTCTGTTCCGGATTTAATGGCGATACAGTCATCGCCTACATCAATGTGGCAATTGCTGATCCTTACATTTGAACAGGATTCCGGATCAATTCCGTCTGTATTCGGTGAGTCAGCCGGATTGAAAATCGCCACATTATCAATGGTCACATTGTTGCAACAAATGGGATTAACGGTCCAGCTCGGCGAGTTAATTAGTGTCACATCTTTAATCGTGATATTTTCACAACTATCAAAACTGATTAGCTTTGGACGCGGGTAAGCGAGCTTCTCCTGGTGATTTCGGAATATATCCCACCATTGCTTTCCATTTCCATCAATCGTGCCAAATCCAGTTACGGAAATGTTATTTGCATTTTCTGCATACAAGCAAGAGGCATAAACCTCTCTTTTCACACCCTCCCACCGAGATGTAACCACAGGGTAATCATGCTGAGAATTGGAAAATTTCAAAACAGCTCCTCTAGACAAATTCAGTTCAATATTATCTTTTAAAAATAACGCTCCAGTTAAGAATTCACCTGCTGGAATAATAATCGTGCCACCGCCGTTTTCATAGGCTTCATCAATGGCTTTTTGGATAGATTCCGTACATAATTCACCATCATTAAGAGCTTCCAGATCTCGAATTAAATAGGCTGTCATTTCAACACCTCTTTCATTACTTCTTCAAATTCTGCTAAAGCCTGCAAAAATGCTCCCAATCCCTTTTGGTCATTACAAATAATTGGTTCACTTATATAATAAGTATAGGAACCATCCCTATTATCAGCACCGCCCAGTCCAGCAACCTGACAAGTTTTATTTAAATTTACAAAGCCTTCCTTCGTTAACAAAACAAATTCATCCAGTAAGCCTTGATATGATTTCGTTAACTGTGCTTCCCATAATTCTCGATCCAAAACACCCAAACGGATTCCTTTTGCTATCGCACACACATACATGCTGCTGCATGAAGCCTCTAAGTAATTTCCCTTTTCATGGCCTTTATCCGTTACTTGATACCAAACACCGTTCTTTTCATCTTGGTACGACTTTAGTGCTTGCAATGTTTGCTCTAAAATTTGAATAAGAAAATCACGACCTGAAGTTTCTTCTGGTAAAATTTCTAACGTGTCGACAACTGCTAGCAAATACCAGCCAATAGAACGTCCCCAGAAATTCGGGGACAATCCTGTTTCTTTATCAGCCCATGGCTGGTGCTTTTTCTCATCCCAGGCATGATACAACAGCCCTGTCTCCTGATCTAATAAATGTTTGTAGCTTAGCTTAAACTGAAGAATGATATCCTCTAACCCTTTGCCATTAGCAAAGGTTGTTTGATATTCCGCATAAAAAGGGGATCCCATATACAGTCCATCCAGCCAGATTTGGTATGGATAAATTTGTTTATGCCAAAATGCACCTTCAGATGTTCTTGGATGTGTTTCGAACTGTTTCCGTAATAAGTCACAAGCCTTTTTATACTTTTCTTCCCGTGTTTCCTTGTAAAGGACAAACAAAAGCTTGCCGTTGTTAATATGATCAATATTATATTCCTCTAAGTGATACCCTCTAATGGAACCATCTTTTTGAATAAAATAATCCATATTATCCTTTATATAATTGAAATACTTCTGACTTTCTGTTTGTCTCCACACTTTTTCAAAGCCTTTTAATATGACTCCATAATCATAGGACCATTTTCCATTGTATCCTCTGTCTTCATATAAACGGGGCAGTCTCTCCATAATCGAGTTTGCTGTTTTCACAGACCAGTTCAATTCTTTCATCTTCTACTCCTTTTCTTTCAGAAGTTAGCTTTTTGAACAAACATCCAAGAGAATAACCAATTAATTCGTAGCTTTATAGGCTTCCTTATATTCTTCTTTTATTGTATTACCGCCTTGGTCATTCCAATTCTTAACGGCTTTCTTAAAGTCAGCTAAGGAGATATCACCTAAAATATATTGATAAGTAGCGTCTGTAATAATCTTTTGTAATTCAGACCCTTGTGTTGTAAAGGTTGGAGATTCTAATGGAACGGCAGGATTCATAACAGCGTATTCTGCATTTTCTGCTATTTTTTCATCAGCTTCTGCCTTAATTGGATTTGGATCCTTCAAATTGTATCCGGTTTCATTAGGACGTGAAGAGGCAAATGGCTGAACTTCCTGCTGCCATAAATCTTGATTGATAATTTCATAGGCACCTTCGTCATTCAGCTTATAGTGTGTTCCTTCAATTCCATAAGTCATTAATGTATAGTTCTCTGTATCTATTAAGTCATTAACGAATTTTAATAACCTTTTCAATTCCTTTTCATCTTTTACTTCTGAACGTGGAAATGCTAATAGTCCACCAATCCCATTACCTCCAGACCAAATTGCTCTTTCAGAATTAGACGCTGACGTCATATCATTAACAAGGGCAAGCTCCATATTATCCTGAATACCTGCTGCCATTGTTTCTAAATTTTTCGCGTCAAATAAGGCACCAACATAAATACCACCTTTTCCTTGAGCAAAGTTTTGCTGCTGATCTGTCTTAGCAGTTACAGCAAAATCTTTATTTATCCAGCCATTATCATATAATTTTTTCATATAATCCATTGTTTTGATATAACCCTGTGTTTCAAATTCAGGTACAAATTCTCCCTTAGAATCTACTTCCCAAGTATTTGGTGTTCCATAATAAGAACTTACCGTTTTGAATACTCCATAGATTAAATCACTGCGATCCATGAAACCAGTTGTATCATTTTTACCGTTGCCATCTGGGTCGTTTTCCGTAAATGCTTTCGCTACCTCCATTAATTCTTCTGTTGTTTTAGGAACCTCCAGACCAAGCTTATCTAACCAATCTTTACGAAGAACAACACCATTTCTTGCCAAATCCTTTTGGAATGGTACGCCATAGAGCTTTCCTTCAGTCGATGCTGATTTCAGCATTTCTTCAGGAATTGCTTTTAAATTAGGAAATTCATCTAAATAATCTTCAATATTCCAAAACATACCAGACTTCAGTGAGTTTCTAACCGAAGAATTTTCTAATATCGTTAAAGTAACAATATCTGCCAAGGAGTCTGAGGCTAACGCTGTATTGATACGTTCCTCTTTTGAAGCATCAGGAATCCACGAGAATTTAATTTCCGTATTTGTTTTCTTTTCAAGTTCATTTATGATAGTATCTGTCGGTGGAGAAGCGGTATGGAGAATATTTAGCCAGGATATTTCTGTTTTGCCATTATCCTTTTCACCATCTCCTGAATTATTGCTAGTTTTTTCACTGCATCCTGCAAGCAACAGCATGCTTGCAAGACTTACGCTAGCTAACTTTGATACCATTGTTTTTTTCATTACAATTCTCCTTTACATGTTCATTTATATTTATTTCTTTAGAATCCTCCATTTCCATTCTTGTAAACACTTGATTCGCTGTCCAAGTGATTAAGAAGAACAGGAAACTAACTCCAAAGAAGGTTAAAACTCCTGGAAAAAACGTTACAGCTGCCCAATAAAGTACACCTGCCACAAGAAAAAACAGGAGTGAATATTGCAGGCAGGCTATTCCAAATAGCAAGGACATCTTCATTTTCAGTATAATACCATTCCAATTGTAGTGGGCCATGATTGGAAAGATATATACAAGCGATAACAAATAAATGAATCCTACTATTAACAGAGCCACCCTTAAATACCAATTTGTAACGGTTAATAAGTCGACAGCTATAACAAAGCCAACAAAGAGATAAATCCAACTAATTAAGACAGATTCCTTAAAGTTTTCTTTGTAATATTTCCAATAGGTTTCAAAAACAGGTATTCTGTTTCCGCGAATCCATTGTCGGCAAATACTGACTAAGGCATAAGTAGAAGGGCCGATACCAAACACACCTAATCCTAATAAAGTAAACAAAACCCACAATGCATTTACATATACTAAGTTTAGAATACTGGTAAAAATGGAATTTAACTTTTCTACCGATTTGAGCATCGTAGCACCCTCCCTCTGAATAATTAGTACACGCCATCTTCTCCAAATTTCTTAGCGAGTTTATTAGCTAAAATAACTAATATCAACCCAACAATCCCTTTAAATAATCCCACTGCTGTACTAAAGCTTAACTGACCATTCTTCAACCCAGCTGTGTAAATATAGGTGTCGAAAATTTCAGCAACACTTCTGTTTAATGAATTAAGCAGAAGATACATATGCTCAAAGCCTAGATCCAAGGTGCTTCCGATTTTTAAGATTAATAGTGTAATAATAACTGGACGAATGGCTGGTAAAGTAACATGCCAGGTTTTTCTTAGGATGCCCGCGCCATCCATTTCCGCTGCTTCATATAATTGTGTATCAACAGCAGTAATAGCAGCAAGGTAGATAATCGTTGACCATCCTAATTCCTTCCATATTATTTGACTGATGTAAACCGTTCGAGTCCAATCAGGTGATGTTAAAAAGCTAATCTTTCCTAAACCTATTGTCGCTAAAAACTCATTAATAATCCCGCCATCTACATTTAAGAAAACATAAGTGATGGAAACAATGATAACCCATGACATAAAGTGCGGGATATAAATCAAGGTTTGAATTCCTGATTTAAAGTATTTGTTTTTCACTTCATTTAGCATGAGTGACAGGATAATCGGTAATGGAAAAAAGATAATAATATTTAAGGCAAACAATATTAACGTGTTATTCAATAACATGAAGAATGTCGGTTCAGTAAATAAACGAATGAAATGTTTAAGACCTACCCATGGACTGTCAAGAATACCTAAGTATGGTTGATAGTCCTGAAACGCAATGATAAGTCCCGCCATCGGTAAGTATTTAAAGATTAGAAAATACAGCACTCCTGGAAATATCATTAAATATAGAAGCTTATTCGTTTTTATTCCTGCCAGGATCTTTTGTCTCCGAATTCCTTTTTCTTGCTTAACAGACAAGGTTGGTAAAGTATGATTTGGCTTCACAGCACCTCCCATTTTACTCCTCCTTTAATAGTGAATTAACTTTCTGGATTAAGCATACTAAGTCTAAATAATTACGTACATAATCATTTTATGATTACGCTTACAAACCTTGTTAAAACAAGGTTTTTAAAGAAAATACTACGTTTTGATTACCGGTCATTCCCTAAATGATTATCATGTTTTATCATCTATAACCTCTCAAGAAAGCGGTTTCTGCAGCGATCTTTTCCCATGTAGGATAGTGATTATATACGTAATAAACTCTTGGATGATAAGGTAAGTGTATCTTTTATACTGTAATTGAAGGAGGCTTTATATGTTGACGATGAAAAAGAATAAAATGACTAAAGGAGGTCGTGCTTTTTCAATAATTAATGGAACCATATTAGTTATTATTGCACTCATTTGTTTCCTTCCTTTTGTGAATGTAATCGCCAGTTCCTTTGCATCCACTCAGGAAGTGGTGGAGAAAAAGTTTATCTTATTTCCACAAACCTTTTCTCTCGACGCGTACCGGTATATCCTATCGACCCCAACATTATTTAAATCCTTAGCTGTTTCCATCGGGGTTACTGGTATAGGCACACTGGTAAGTATGGTTCTCACTGCTTTAATGGCATATGGTTTATCACGTAAATATTTATTTGGAAGAAATTTCGTGAATTTTATTGTTGTTTTTTCCATGCTGTTCAGCGGCGGCATGATTCCAACCTTCCTGGTCGTTAAAGCGGTCGGATTGATTGACTCCTATTGGTCCTTAATCCTACCAGTTGCAATTAATGCCTTTAACCTGATTATTATGAGAAACTTTTTTCAGGCTCTGCCTGATAGTTTGGAAGAGTCAGCAAAAATGGATGGCTGCACCGATTTTGGCGTGTTTTTGAAAATCATGCTTCCTCTTGCATTACCGTCCATTGCAACTATTTCATTGTTTTATGCGGTGACCTACTGGAATACGTATATGACAGCAATTTTATACATCAATGATTCCTCTAAGTGGCCGATTCAAGTATTATTACGCCAGATTGTCATTGTATCGAGCGGAATGCAGGCTGAAGGATCCTCTGTAGATGTGGTTCCTCCTGCACAAACAATTAAAATGGCTGTCATTGTAATTGCAACAGTTCCAATGCTTATTGCTTACCCATTTGTCCAAAAATACTTAGTAAAAGGTGCTTTGGTTGGATCTGTCAAAGGATAATCACATATAAGAAAAAGCTTCTGGAGTGCAGAAGCTTTTTTTTATGCTCTTTTTTGCCATTTAGGAGTGCCGATATTCTTTTCGGTAGTCTCCTGGCGTGATGCCCAGCTTCTTTTTAAAAAAGCGGATAAAATTTTGAGGGTTTCGATATTTCAAACGCTCAGCGATATCCTTTATCGCCAAATCAGTGTCTTTAAGCCAGGTTTGTGCCATCTGTAAACGATAATTCATTAAATAATCTACGAAGGTTTGGCCATATTCTTTTTTGAATACATTGCTTAAATAGTTTGGATTATAATGCAATCTGTCCGCAATCAAGTCCAGGGAAATTTCTTCATCAAATTCAGTTTGGATAATATAAACCATTTTTTCTGACAGTGATTTAAACCCGCGCTCCGTCTTATCCTGCGTACTGATTATTACTGGTTTTATTAAGTCATTGATAAGCATTTGTTTAATTTTTTCCGGATGATAAGCAGTTATCGCCGCTTGGTACATTTTCTTAATATTTTCAAAGATTTTTGATTCTGCACCTAATAGCTGGCCTAGCTGTACAAGCTCATTAATGACTCTTACTAGAGTAACTCCTAAACTTATCGGGTTTTTATTTAAGCGGAAAATTTCGTCCACTAAAACTCCAACCATGCTCATGACAACCGCTTCCTCTCCTGACCGAATAGCATTCATTAACTCATTCTGCAGCTCGACAGGGAATTTTGAAATCGACGCATCATTTAGCATGGAGGCGATATCATTATAGAAAATAATTGATTCTGAGCCAACATTCACCCGGTAATGCAGGGATTCTTTGGCTAAATCCACTGCCTGTTTACTTTCTATTAAAGTATCATAAACAGGGCTGATTCCAGCGCTAATCACTATATTCAAATATTTCTTCACAGCTGTTTGAATTTCTGTGTAATACGTCATAATGCTCCGTTCCGCATCTTGGTCATCTTTATCAAGGACAAAGATGACTGCTTGCATCTCATCATTTAACACAATTGGAATTAAGCGTTCAGTTTTAGGGATCATTTCCTCCACAATATTATTAATGCCCAATAAAAATATACTTCTATCTTCCATTAGCTTATCATCTAAGTGATCAATTTGGATTAACCCAGTATAAAACACCTTATTTTCTGCTAAATGGTAACCAAACTGTTCCAAACGGTGAATAACTTCGTTTTCAGTTATGCGTTTCCTAAATAAACTCAAAACAAATAAAGTCTCTAATTGTGGTTTTTGCATCATTAAATTAGCTGTTAAAACCTCTTTTTGGCCAACGACCTTTTCAACAGATTCAGCTAACAGAGAGAGTTCGTTTTGCTTTGGATTTGCCCGTTGAATATCAAGCTTTTCTTGGATTCTTTTTATTGGACGTGAAAAGCTTTCAGCCAGCAGATACGAAATAAAGCCAATAAGCAGAATTAAAATAGCAGAAGCAATAAAAAGCCCGATTCTCGTGTTATGGATGATGCTTCCAATTTCTCCTTCATTTATCTCTACTAAATAAAGCCAATTATTATAATCTGAGCGGGTAAAAACATACTTTTTTCCGTTATTTGTAGTGATTACACTTGAATTTGCGCCATTTTCGACAGCAGCTGCTTTTAAGGAATCAAAGCTTTCCTCAGGTAGTTTTGTATCATTACCTGAAGTTGTATATATCAGCTTGTCTTTTCGATCATAAATTTGCACAAGCTGGTTATTCTCCCCAACAATGGTATCAATGCTTAATTTAGGGATATTAGCTATTCCTACTGCAAACTTTTCACTTTGGTAAATGGGTAGTGTCATAACCATTTGGATGCCGTTATTGATTGGTTCCCAAAAAAGACTTCTGCTTGTATCTGAAACATAGTCTTTTTGATAATTTTTTACTTCATCCATTGGTAAGGTTTTTAAAGAACCTTCGATAATTCCCCATTTCTGTGTTAAGCTAATCAAACTATAGTGACTGCCTTCTATTCCCATTAATTCGATATAACTCATTTCTTTTTTTATATCTCGATAAGTTGTGAAATCTTTATCAGACAGTGGATTATTAAACACTTTTTCAAAATTGGCAGTTGAACTGTATGCCGTAAATCCGTACTCGATTGTTCTTACCTTTTGTTCCACGTTTTGGAGGATTTGGTTTGTATAATTTTTCTTATCTGTTAAAAAGCTTTTCTCCACTGATTCATAGGTAGAGTTATAAATAAAGATACTGAATCCTACAACAAGACCGACTCCTACTAAGAGAAACGGAATAAAAAGACTGTGAAACACGCGCGTTTTTTGAAACAATATCATCACTCCTTCATTTGAATTTTGTTTTCTACTTGTAAGCGTTATCATTTTTTTAGTATCTTATTTCTCTGCGAAGTAGGATTTTTCCATGCACACTATGAATCCAGTATACACCTTAATGTTTAGATGCATTTCATGAATTAAGTATCTAAAATTCCATTTGTAATTCTTTACGGTAATTGACATATAAACCTATAAATTATATTATGTAAGCGTTAACACATCATTCGTATTTAGCAAAAACAATAGTCCTAATATGATTATACATAATAGTGTTAACGTGTGCATATACCTAATTGAAAAAAATGGATAATTACTATAAAGGAGTTGTTTTATATGAGGGTAAATATTACTATTTTTATCGCTGGAGATTCAACAGCTGCGATTAAAATACCCGAAAAGCGTCCAGAAACAGGCTGGGGTGAAGCTTTCCAAGCATATCTTTCAGACACCGTCATACTTGATAACAGGGCAATCAATGGCAAAAGCACGAAATCCTTCATAAAAGAAGGTCATTTAAGAGCAATTGAGAAGAGCATTAAACCAGGGGATTACCTGATTATTCAATTTGGCCATAATGATCAAAAGCTGGAGGATCCTGAAAGAGGCACACAGCCATATGGGGAGTATCAGCAAAACCTATTAAAATATGTTCAGGTTGCACAAAGTGTAAATGCCTATCCCCTATTATTAACATCTGTTTCGCGCCGTAATTTCACTGGAACTAAGATTGACGAACAATCTGTTGGAGACTATCCACGGGCAATGCTTGAATTTGCTAAACATAATAATGTACCTGTACTTGATATTCATAAAATAACAAGAGAGTTTTTGAATGAAGCAGGTGAAGAAAAATCAAAGGATTATTTTTTACATTTAGCTCCAGGCCAATCTGAAAACTATCCAGACGGTATTACGGACAATACCCATTTTAATGAAAAAGGAGCCGCAATTGTCGCTAAATTAATTGCCATGGAAATGAAAGAAAGTAATTTATCTATAAAGGACTTTATTGAACTACCCAGATAATTGACAGAAGCGATAACTATAACTAGGAATTCACCTTGCATTTCTCATACTCTCTGTTAAATTATTTGATAAAATACCTTTAAGGAATAAAAACTATTCTTAAAAAATATTTAAGGTGACAAACATGAATATAACCCAGCTTCAATATTTAGTTGATGTCGGAGAACTAGGCTCCTTTACAGATGCTGCAAAAAAGAATTTAATGACAGTCCCAGCGATCAGCCTGTCCATAACGCAATTAGAGGCAGAATTAGATGTACTGCTTTTTACTCGGTCACGCAAAGGGGTAACCCCAACAGCTGAAGGGAAAAAAGTTATCCAGCATGCCGTAACCGTTTTGAAAACAATTGACATGCTGAAATATGATATTGCTGTTTCCAAAAACAATCTGTATGGAAATATTGTTATTGCCACGATTCCTGGACTAGTGTCACAAATCATTAATAATACCCTCGAATTCCGTGAAAGCTACCCTTATATTAATGTGCAGGTGATGGAGGAAGATACGGCTGCAGTGCTGGAACAAGTAAAAAACGGCCATGCTGATATGGGCTTTGTTTCACTAGGTTCAAACAATCATGATGTGGCATTGGACTGGGAACCTATTAAAAGGGTCGAGGTCGTGCTTGCCGTTAATAAAAGCTCTGTCTTAAGATTCAACAATAAAATCTCCCTTGACCAAATCATAAACGAGATGAATGAATCAATTGTCCTGTACAATGACCCTTACTTAAAGAAAATTGCTGAGGATTTGTTTCCAGATAACTTGAGGAACAGAATTGCCTTGACAACAAATAACGGAGATGTCCTTTTGCAAATGGTGCTGCAAAGGAATGCTATTACGATTACTAACGACTATATCATTCAAGCATTACCGCCACATCTAAAGGATGAAGTCGTGACGATTTCCATTAATGAGTATCTCACCCTTTCCAATTATTTATGGCGTGTGACGCGAAAAAATGAAAAATGCCCAGAAATGATTAATCAGTTTACAGAGCACCTTTTGCGGGATTTAAAATAGCAAAAAAAGCCTTCCGAATTCGGAAGGCTTTCTCTTATGTTAATTTCCCAAGAAATCAGGGTCCATAAAACGAGGATTTGGATACTTATAGAAGCCCTCTCCTGTTGCAGCCCCGAGTTTTCCTTTGTCAATATACTCTGTTTTCAAGAGCTCTGCCAGCTTTTTGAACTCTGGATTTCCTGTCGCTTCGGCTTTTGCCTGCACGATATTGTAGGAAGTAGTGATGCCGACAACGTCAAGTATCGCAAATGGACCTTTTGGCGCTCCAGTTGCAATCATCCATGTTTTATCAATTGTCTCAACATCAGCAACCTCTTTTGATAATAATAGCTCTGCTGCGTCTAAAAGCGGTACAAGCAAGGAATTCAGTATATATCCGGGCTGCTCCTTATGAAGAGGAAGTGCCACCATTCCAATTGCTTTTGCAAATTCGACAACTTGATCAAACACGTTTATGTCTGTGCCAGGGTGCTTCATTATCTCTGCTGTATTGTTAATCCAAATTTCATTAGCAAAGTGAAGTGCCAGGAATTTCTCTGGACGTCCAGTTGCTTCGGCAAACTGGCTAGGCAATAATGTTGATGAGTTTGTGGCAAAAACTGTTTTTTCTGGTGCTACTTTGCTAAGATTTTGATAAAATTCTGTTTTAATCGGCACAATTTCTGGTATAGCTTCAATCAGCAAGTCTGCATCAGCAGCAGCTTTTGCTAAATCACTGTTATACGAAATGCGGTCAGATGCTGCTTCTACTTGTTCTTGACTCGCATTTAAATCCTTCTGATAACGTCCTTTTAATAGATTAATTTTTTCCTTTGCTGATTCAAGTACTTCATCATTAATGTCATAAACGGTTACGTTAAAACCGTGGAAGGCTGATTGGAAAGCGATTTGACTTCCTAAAACCCCGCTGCCTGCTACTGTGATATGTTTAAATTTCATGATTTATACCATCCCTTTGTATAAAACTATTTAGTTCGACAATATTATTTTAAAATAGATTAGATATAAAATAAAGTTAATAAAACTTAATTTAATTTAAGTTTTATTTAAGGATGATTACTGTCCGGTTTCTTTACGGACACCTTTGGGGTAGAAAATCTTAATATATGTATAAGCTGTTTCCCCATATATTCGGGCTCTTCTCGAAAATCACTGTGAATCCACTGCATTAGTATGCCGATAATACCATGAATTCTATAGGTGGAAAATAGATTAATATCAATATCTGCATCAACATCATCTGTGAAAAACTCGAATTCCGCTCTAAAAAGCTTATCTAGCC
This window contains:
- a CDS encoding rhamnogalacturonan acetylesterase, with amino-acid sequence MRVNITIFIAGDSTAAIKIPEKRPETGWGEAFQAYLSDTVILDNRAINGKSTKSFIKEGHLRAIEKSIKPGDYLIIQFGHNDQKLEDPERGTQPYGEYQQNLLKYVQVAQSVNAYPLLLTSVSRRNFTGTKIDEQSVGDYPRAMLEFAKHNNVPVLDIHKITREFLNEAGEEKSKDYFLHLAPGQSENYPDGITDNTHFNEKGAAIVAKLIAMEMKESNLSIKDFIELPR
- a CDS encoding LysR family transcriptional regulator, giving the protein MNITQLQYLVDVGELGSFTDAAKKNLMTVPAISLSITQLEAELDVLLFTRSRKGVTPTAEGKKVIQHAVTVLKTIDMLKYDIAVSKNNLYGNIVIATIPGLVSQIINNTLEFRESYPYINVQVMEEDTAAVLEQVKNGHADMGFVSLGSNNHDVALDWEPIKRVEVVLAVNKSSVLRFNNKISLDQIINEMNESIVLYNDPYLKKIAEDLFPDNLRNRIALTTNNGDVLLQMVLQRNAITITNDYIIQALPPHLKDEVVTISINEYLTLSNYLWRVTRKNEKCPEMINQFTEHLLRDLK
- a CDS encoding carbohydrate ABC transporter permease; translation: MTKGGRAFSIINGTILVIIALICFLPFVNVIASSFASTQEVVEKKFILFPQTFSLDAYRYILSTPTLFKSLAVSIGVTGIGTLVSMVLTALMAYGLSRKYLFGRNFVNFIVVFSMLFSGGMIPTFLVVKAVGLIDSYWSLILPVAINAFNLIIMRNFFQALPDSLEESAKMDGCTDFGVFLKIMLPLALPSIATISLFYAVTYWNTYMTAILYINDSSKWPIQVLLRQIVIVSSGMQAEGSSVDVVPPAQTIKMAVIVIATVPMLIAYPFVQKYLVKGALVGSVKG
- a CDS encoding ABC transporter permease, encoding MGGAVKPNHTLPTLSVKQEKGIRRQKILAGIKTNKLLYLMIFPGVLYFLIFKYLPMAGLIIAFQDYQPYLGILDSPWVGLKHFIRLFTEPTFFMLLNNTLILFALNIIIFFPLPIILSLMLNEVKNKYFKSGIQTLIYIPHFMSWVIIVSITYVFLNVDGGIINEFLATIGLGKISFLTSPDWTRTVYISQIIWKELGWSTIIYLAAITAVDTQLYEAAEMDGAGILRKTWHVTLPAIRPVIITLLILKIGSTLDLGFEHMYLLLNSLNRSVAEIFDTYIYTAGLKNGQLSFSTAVGLFKGIVGLILVILANKLAKKFGEDGVY
- a CDS encoding helix-turn-helix transcriptional regulator, coding for MFQKTRVFHSLFIPFLLVGVGLVVGFSIFIYNSTYESVEKSFLTDKKNYTNQILQNVEQKVRTIEYGFTAYSSTANFEKVFNNPLSDKDFTTYRDIKKEMSYIELMGIEGSHYSLISLTQKWGIIEGSLKTLPMDEVKNYQKDYVSDTSRSLFWEPINNGIQMVMTLPIYQSEKFAVGIANIPKLSIDTIVGENNQLVQIYDRKDKLIYTTSGNDTKLPEESFDSLKAAAVENGANSSVITTNNGKKYVFTRSDYNNWLYLVEINEGEIGSIIHNTRIGLFIASAILILLIGFISYLLAESFSRPIKRIQEKLDIQRANPKQNELSLLAESVEKVVGQKEVLTANLMMQKPQLETLFVLSLFRKRITENEVIHRLEQFGYHLAENKVFYTGLIQIDHLDDKLMEDRSIFLLGINNIVEEMIPKTERLIPIVLNDEMQAVIFVLDKDDQDAERSIMTYYTEIQTAVKKYLNIVISAGISPVYDTLIESKQAVDLAKESLHYRVNVGSESIIFYNDIASMLNDASISKFPVELQNELMNAIRSGEEAVVMSMVGVLVDEIFRLNKNPISLGVTLVRVINELVQLGQLLGAESKIFENIKKMYQAAITAYHPEKIKQMLINDLIKPVIISTQDKTERGFKSLSEKMVYIIQTEFDEEISLDLIADRLHYNPNYLSNVFKKEYGQTFVDYLMNYRLQMAQTWLKDTDLAIKDIAERLKYRNPQNFIRFFKKKLGITPGDYRKEYRHS